A window of Osmerus mordax isolate fOsmMor3 chromosome 11, fOsmMor3.pri, whole genome shotgun sequence genomic DNA:
GCGTCAAAAGCTCCACTCAGACAAGTCAGATTTTGGTTGGGGTAAaagggtgggtggtggtggtgggggggtgatcTTATTGGACGCTTCCCTAGCACGACGTGAGTAATTGTGCAGCCACATTTTTATTCTGCAGATGTTGGAGTTTAAGCCCCGTAATGATCTGCTCTCCATTCCTGTAAACAAATTGGATGCAACTAACATTTCCCTCCTGAAGTCCTCGGCCTGTTTTCAATTGGAGGAAGAACGCTCCAAACCGTCGGAGCATTAAAGACAATGAAATGCTTCGTTTATTACACCGAGAGAGGAGCAAAATGACATTAGAGAGAGCTGACAAAATCAGGTCAGGATTGGAACAATAATGCCACATCAAGTACTTGAGCTTCACTAAATGgcttcatggaagaaaaaaagacctCCATCTTTTGTGGGAATCGCACACTAGTGTAACATTTGCATAATTAATGACCATTAAAGGTAAATTAAAAACAAATTGTATCCTGGCAAAAATAGACCTTTCTTGTAAAGTATTTCTGGTTGCAAGTGTTGACAGTGAACCTGGGTCTCCAGTGCTTTCTTCATCAGCATTGCTGATAAGTTACAGCTTGTTTTATTTGCACATATACATCcatgttacattttatttatttatctagcAGATGCTTTAATCCAtagcaacatacaaatagtgcatagtaAGTGCCGCAGATAAGAAAGTGGATGGTATTACAGTGGGGTtagggcaaagcagagagcagCAGTCTGTAATTTACAGTTGCATAGCATCTTTGATAGCAATGGATCATGTGAGTTAACAATATGTTTTTGCTTAATATATGTTCAAAGGATCCTTATTGAACCCATCACACTAGGAGTCACAATCCAATTATGGCGGCCTTGCGGGCCTTATATCGTTAATCTTACTATATCAAATAAATCCTAACTGCTGCATACAGCCATTgatctactgcagatttgaaatgCTGGTTAACAGAATTAAAGAGTGATAAGGGTAGTGTGTTGACTAaacactagtgtgtgtgtgtctatgtgtggagGTAGCTATGCTGTGCATAGGCCTGCTTGTTCCGGGTGGTTCCGGCAGTCTTGTTCTGACCTCCACAGTGAAGCCCAGGGGAACCTTCACAACAGATTTGGCATCTCGTTCCCACGACGGCAATGGCCGTCCCCTCCTATCTGTCAGCCCACTGCCCTCGTCGTTTTGCATCACCATCTCGTCctcccctcgtcctctctctctccctcctgctctaccctatcctctctatctctatccatCCTAAAACGAGAAAACAAAGCAACATATCCCCCTTCTCTTGCGTTCCTCTGTCACTTTGTGAGTTTCAGTGTTTCTGCCCTAAGAGTCTGTACCATGACAAGTCCCTTCTCCCTCATTAAAACCCAGCAGTGGCCTGCAGAGCAAATACAAGGAGTTCACAATAGACTATTAATCCACACATGCTGGAGTCCAGTGACATGTTTCTCTTCCCAACTTTCACTAAGCAATTACAGGACAAATTGCTACATTTATCTCTCAATTTTCAGTGGATAATTCTTTCATTTTTAACAGTGATAAACTGGGAAAGTGCCACTATATCAAATTGGCTTTGGAAACAGGTTTATATAGCTGACAAACCAGAAAAGaactgcatacaggcagaacaCAGTTAAAGCAAATTAGTAACTGCCAACATTTCCACGTTTAATTGTGCTTCACGAGGCCAGGGTACTAGATACATTGAACGTGCAGTTTGCACAAAGGCCAATCTTTACACGATTAGTCAGAGTGAATCAAGCCCAGAGTTATTTGGTGAATCCCCACGAGGGGCTCGGAAAACATGTACAGTCcgtactgcctcacacacagccaccctccTTGCCCTGATCATCTGTGTGTAGCAAAGCACTGATGTCATCTCTCCGGTATGCAGACTTAGTCCATAGCTCCTACTTCAGCCCAGTCCTGAATGTCTTCTCTGAGAACTACAGCCCTCCTCAGCAGCCTCCTTTAAAGCACACAGAACAATAACAGCAATCTCCTCTCAACCTGCCTCACCTGCATGGGGGTATGTGGCCCTTCAAAAGGAGACACAAAAGCAAAGCTGTCTGGCTACGTTTTGTTTGCATTTGTCTCACGGTATCAGTGACCATCTTGCAGATAGAGCTGTTTGCAGTTGCCTTAATAGGTCCATTGTACTCAGCCTCAGCTACACGGCTTATCTTCATTACCTATTTTGTAAATAAACCAGGAGATGGGAAAGCTGAGGATTTCAAGAATGGAGAAAACGTGGAGAGCATTTCTCTTAATAGGGCAATCTATTTCAGGTAGCTTGAAAACCAAAGTAAAAGTAGTGTTTACTACCAGCTGAACCATAACAAAACACCACTGTTCAGTATGATTTCTGCAAAGTGAAGTAAACAATCCTGTTGATTATCTGTGCTGTGAGCTGTTTTAGGACATGcagctttagtgtgtgtgtgtacatgtacatacgtgtctgtgtgcgcttgtgtgtgtgagcgttggtgtatagtatgtgtgcgtgtgcatgccggTGGGTGCGTGAGACTCACAGTTTCCACTGGTACACGGTAACGGGTGGGTTGGCATCAGCGTTGCAGGTCAGCTGGACATCCTGGCGGTTCAGGTACCAGTTCCCGTCAAAGCCCTCAATCTTCACCTCTGGTTCATCTGCAGGAGAAAGACATCTCTTAGCAAGACAGCCACTCGGCCTCCCAGACTACTAACCATATCCGTTGTATTCAAGGAATTATACTTATGAAAGTGGTACTGTATCCTAAGAAAAAAGCATATGTGTTCATCAAATTGGTGTTGGTCAAACTGCAGTGGGAGATCctaagtgtgtgagagtgcgagagagCCTTACACTGCACGTTCAGCACCACGCTGTCTGTGATCCTCTCGCTGCGGTAAGTGACGATGCAGGTGAGTTTCTGCTTGTGGGTCTCACGGCTGGGCACCACCACATAGTTGCTTCGCACCGTCACGGTGCCGTTAGGGTTCCGGGTCTCCTGGAAGGTGGCTTCTCCCTTCAACCTAGTCTCCCACTTGATCACACTCGGAGGTTTGCCATtggctgacagacaggtggCCACTGTCATCTTTCGCTTCTGGGCTCGGGCCACGATGGTAGGCGTGGTCAGTGTCATACGTGTCACAGGTCGAGCTgtggggagaggtagagagaaaaagagagatcgaAGGACATAGAGAGATGAATTTATGTTGACATGtttgaacatttttttttttatgctccAACCTCTGTCCTTCATCAAGAAATACTAATCATGTCTATGAAGATTTGAACATATGAATTACATTTTACTTTATAATTATCTGCTCTTCCCCTATTGTGAGAATTTAGATTTAGCTAATAACAGTCATTTGAAATTAAAGGTTTAAAGAGAGGTAAGATGAAAATAGTTTGCAGAGATTGAattcaatatttctttttttatttgcttTATATGGctcaaagcaacaacaaaaaatcaaaCAGATGCAGACGCCATTTTCAAATTCATCCAATTCAAATCCTTTGTGAGCTGCCAATTAGCAATTTACCCAAGCAACATCAAAAGGCAGGCTCGAACAAGAGAAAATGCACAACTGTAAGTAGATATGAATAGCAGGTTTGTGGGAGCTGCAGATAGGACATGAAGAGCCTCTTTGAGCACTGTCAGTCAGTTATCTATACAGGTTTCTGGCAACCACTGATCCGCAAAAAGGCCTCAAAGGGACTGGGAGGCTCACTGACACAAAATGGGGGGCTTGGAGTTGACAAGACACGCTGGCAACAGGGACTACTTAAGCCAAGTGCTTTTCCTTTGCTGGGGCTTAATGGAAAACAAACCAACACTCTATTTCTAATTAGATCTCTAATCAGAGTCAGCATATAACCTTTTCAAAGCTGCCTCTCTGTGAGATAAAGTACACTTCTGCTCCCCCCGCCCATGAGATTATTACACTCCAGTGCCAGCAAACACAGAGGATCAAAACATGGTGCTTTATTGATTTATGTTTTAGTAGCTCCTCTATCCTTTTAATTATTTGCTCTAGGAGCGAAGGAAAGGACGCTCCTTAAGTTCAGTGATGTCTGGGGTCCCTGAGGTCTTACTGTGTAAATGGTTTCATGAAATTGCCAACACATAGAGCAAACAATTATATACAGAGTACAGTAATACGTGTTCAGAGCCAATTACAGGAAGCTTTCATTGATCCTCCACAATTGAATGATTAAGGTCAAAGTCATTTATTTTTGCCATGTTATTGTTCACTGTACTGTACCCCCCCTTAATAAATGACCTTTTTAAAATGCCGTCCTACTGAGCAGTAAAGATATTGTGTCACTGCGCTAACTACCTTAGGACCTTGATATAGTAGTACTACAGTGTAGGATTTCAAGTCACTCCATATTAAGAAACCCCACTAGATACTGCAatgcaacacaaaaaaaaacaatctgtAAGTGTGGCACTGTGGCACAGCTACTTGTTGGTGAGGCTTACCGAACACAGTGAGGTTGACCATGTTCTCGCGGTTGCCAGCAGGGAAGGTAGTATACTCGCAGATGTATGCAGCCTCGTCAGACAGCCGCAGGCTGCTGAACACGATGGTGGTGTCCTCCAGAGAGGGTGTGCGGTGTCGCACGGCGGCCTGCTTAAAGCTGACCCGCTCCTTGAAAGGCGGCAGGACAGACACTCCCAGGGCAGGGTTGGCGATGGCCACGTTCTGCTTGGTGCCGTTGAGGAACTTCTGCCAGGTGACCTGGGAGATCTTCACCGGCGGGTTACTGTTGACGAAGATGCAGCGCAGCTCCACCTGAGAGCCGACGAAGCCTGACTTAATGGAGTCCATCTGTACCATCTGCCCATGGCCCTCTGAAACAAACAAGGAgcgagaggaaaaaaaacaatttcattACTATTAACAGGAAAGCAGGGCCAAACAAAACACTGCATTCAATACCAACGACATGCACTGCAAGTCAGCAAGTCAATTCAGCCTGCTAGGCagtgcacgcacgcacccatacacactcactcaaacttAATCACATGATAACACCCAACCACCCGCATCCATCCCTTCACCGAGACCCTGTAGTCAGTACGGTGAGTTAGGTTTGTAGCAGGTCTGAGAGATGGAATTAACATAACAGgcacatctctcccctcctcccatttCTTTACCAGGGAACCGCTTCTGATGAGAtgggaagagaaaggagaggagagggggaaccaATGCATCGCTAATGAAGGAGTCCAAGGGCAGTGATCTGGAGCCAAGTCGTCCCTTTGTCCCCCACCCcatacccctccctccacctaccCTGCGCCAACCTGGCCAGCCCATTCTAACTTTAATTACTTTCCAGTCACAAATAGTTCAATGACCGCCTGAAGCATCTGTTAAAAGACACAATGTGTATCCCTGTGCGAGTGCACCAACAATGAGAACGCACACATTAGCTACATAAAAAGCGAGCAATTAGCAAATGGAAGGGTTCTCTGCCTCTTCATCACCGCTGTGAGTCACAAAAAAGGTCAATTAGAGAGGTGGCGCCTCGTGCAAACTTCCCCGCGTTTCAAGTCTCTCACGGCGTTTCTGGCCCGCAGTCAAACTCACcccgcttctccctctccctctctcctagccAGTACTTTGTCACCTGGGGAATGGCACACGCACCAGTTTCCTGATAAAAGCCTTAAAACCGCTGTCACTTCTACTGCcagatccctccttccctctcccccctctgctcgTCCGGCCCACCTGGGTGCCGACGCCcaggtcgcccccccccccctgtcccagaACAACCCCGACTCCCTCCGACCGATGTGGCTGTGGGTCGATCTAGGGGCCCCTGTGTCCTGTTGTCTTTGACACATTGGTGTTATTTCAGGTAGATTCATGCCCCTCTCCAGGTGATGTCTGATTTCTCTCTGTGCTTACATTTACGGGCAGCCAACGCTATAATTATCTCCCACTGAGAAGCTCCAACCCACAGGAAGAAAGCCTGGGATTCCTGTGTTAATCATGTTGGACTCGTAAAAAACTAACAACTGAATGAAGTTGAACACAGAGTGGAAATCTAGTCCAGCCCCTAATGGGTACAGGGTTCTGGTGTTAGCACATGCATCCTCCTCGCAGCAACTTCTTAACAATGAGCAACAGCGACTCGCCCATGG
This region includes:
- the nectin1b gene encoding nectin cell adhesion molecule 1b codes for the protein MAMSTTLWILLLAFNIQEGHGQMVQMDSIKSGFVGSQVELRCIFVNSNPPVKISQVTWQKFLNGTKQNVAIANPALGVSVLPPFKERVSFKQAAVRHRTPSLEDTTIVFSSLRLSDEAAYICEYTTFPAGNRENMVNLTVFARPVTRMTLTTPTIVARAQKRKMTVATCLSANGKPPSVIKWETRLKGEATFQETRNPNGTVTVRSNYVVVPSRETHKQKLTCIVTYRSERITDSVVLNVQYEPEVKIEGFDGNWYLNRQDVQLTCNADANPPVTVYQWKLLNGSLPNTVEIKNNSLFFKGPVTYDLAGTYVCDATNGIGTRTGSVEVNITEFPNNPPPGGREIPQEQHSAGAAIGGAVGGVVLLGVAATLLFVFLRRRQRTFKGDYSTKKHVFGNGYSKAGGLPAHPPIPKNLQYPDDSDDEKKPAQISGPGGFEASERDFDGDAEDLKRPYFTVDEGESREYDERTLTFQYDPEPEIADDMVSQTDGSVISKKEWYV